In one window of Cheilinus undulatus linkage group 23, ASM1832078v1, whole genome shotgun sequence DNA:
- the LOC121505183 gene encoding E3 ubiquitin-protein ligase TRIM38-like, with protein sequence MAASSCLLTEERFQCSICLDVFTDPVTTPCGHNFCSTCIHKYWDSNNSCQCPFCKEVFSPGTHLKVNTMVSELVSALKTSVQVKATTTEPGLNETTDVLCDICSEKREKAVKSCLMCMASFCEAHLEPHLRVARMKSHTLLNPVKDLDDRMCKEHSKMTELYCRTDKACICALCIKTNHKGHEVVPLEEEYEAVMAKKDVTTAGIEITKQSLLEKIAAIEDSVTECQKEAEKEKEASMQAFDDLICSIQSSRAEILEAIEERCRATKQKAEDFITLLRREVADLDSRSSQLEKLWQSEDHHLLLQSFQTFSSTLNKNWADVNVHSDMSFDAARGSISLLKQRVGDIMENLPEIKMKRMREHAVDLNFDPETAYCSLVISQGGKKVTEGGRRPKLPPHPKRFEMFSEVLAEEGFTTGKFYYEVQIKDKTDWIIGVVKESIDRKTDAPLSEEDGAWTIGLDDGIYQVYNKDGKISVKEKLQKVGVFVDYNKGVVSFYDADSKSHLYSYTGCFFTEKLYPYFNLQGLQNGANTAPIVITPVPKTH encoded by the coding sequence ATGGCCGCTTCCAGCTGTCTGCTGACAGAGGAAAGGTTCCAGTGTTCCATCTGTCTGGACGTGTTCACAGACCCAGTGACAACGCCATGTGGACACAACTTTTGCAGCACATGTATCCACAAGTATTGGGACAGCAATAACTCATGCCAGTGCCCATTTTGCAAAGAGGTATTTTCTCCTGGAACTCACCTTAAAGTCAACACTATGGTGTCTGAGTTAGTTAGTGCGTTGAAGACATCAGTTCAAGTGAAAGCCACGACCACAGAGCCTGGGCTTAATGAAACAACAGACGTTCTTTGTGATATCTGCTCTGAGAAAAGGGAAAAGGCTGTGAAATCATGCCTGATGTGCATGGCCTCTTTTTGTGAAGCCCACCTGGAGCCACACTTGAGAGTTGCTCGCATGAAGAGCCACACATTACTAAACCCAGTGAAGGATCTTGATGACAGAATGTGCAAGGAGCACAGCAAGATGACAGAACTGTACTGTAGGACCGACAAGGCCTGTATTTGTGCCCTGTGCATCAAAACCAACCACAAAGGTCATGAAGTTGTTCCACTGGAGGAAGAATACGAAGCAGTGATGGCTAAAAAAGATGTGACCACAGCAGGCATTGAAATAACTAAACAATCACTGTTAGAGAAGATAGCAGCAATTGAAGACTCAGTCACTGAGTGCCAAAAAGAAGCTGAAAAGGAGAAAGAAGCCAGCATGCAGGCATTTGATGACTTGATCTGCTCTATCCAGAGCAGCCGAGCAGAGATTCTTGAGGCGATTGAGGAGAGGTGCAGAGCAACCAAGCAGAAGGCTGAAGACTTCATCACACTACTAAGGAGGGAAGTTGCTGACCTTGACAGTAGGAGCAGTCAGCTGGAGAAGCTGTGGCAGAGTGAGGATCACCATCTTTTACTCCAGAGtttccaaacattttcatcaaCTTTAAACAAAAACTGGGCAGATGTTAACGTGCACAGCGATATGTCTTTTGATGCTGCAAGAGGTTCTATTTCTCTGCTGAAACAGAGAGTTGGTGACATAATGGAGAATCTTCCTGAGATCAAAATGAAAAGGATGAGGGAACATGCAGTGGACTTGAACTTTGATCCAGAAACAGCATATTGTTCACTTGTCATAAGCCAGGGTGGAAAAAAAGTCactgaaggaggaagaagaCCTAAACTTCCCCCACATCCAAAAagatttgaaatgttttctgaGGTTTTGGCAGAGGAGGGGTTTACAACCGGAAAGTTTTACTATGAGGTCCAAATCAAAGATAAAACTGACTGGATTATTGGAGTTGTCAAAGAGTCTATTGACAGAAAGACAGACGCACCTCTGTCAGAAGAAGATGGTGCTTGGACCATTGGGCTTGATGATGGTATTTATCAAGTATAtaataaagatggaaaaatcTCAGTAAAGGAAAAGCTCCAGAAAGTAGGCGTCTTTGTGGACTACAACAAGGGTGTGGTCTCCTTCTATGATGCTGATTCTAAATCACATCTCTATTCTTACACTGGATGTTTCTTTACTGAGAAACTGTATCCATACTTTAACCTTCAGGGGCTTCAAAACGGAGCAAACACAGCTCCTATTGTTATTACCCCTGTGCCTAAAACACACTGA